One genomic region from Pseudoduganella lutea encodes:
- a CDS encoding EAL domain-containing response regulator: MEIAALQFLVAESEPVQRELLAGLLRSAGARHIHVAPDGHAALRMLQGTAAGIDTQANKTQGIDTHAIDIVVLDLSLAGMDGLELIRRLAEGGCRAGLIVVGAQSGDILFSVETMALAYGVDLLGAVARPISAHRLEALVANYTRPADLAAPTVAPSFTFGEVGKGLQAREFDPFFQPKIELETGQVKGLEMFARWRHPQHGVLGPAAFMPALEEAGRIDFLDWSMIEKSVAACRTLHDQGIPISCSVNVDPGTLSHPHFIGQIGACLERHRILPGYLTFEITESSVLQTDPHFLERLLRLRMLGFGLAIDDYGTGRSNLQLLASIPFSELKIDRSFVDGASRKRAIGTVLKSCLGLARSLDRMSCAVGVETKQDWDFLQGLGCTYAQGYYIASPMPVDEVPKWLVEWRQFF, encoded by the coding sequence ATGGAGATCGCTGCATTGCAGTTCCTGGTGGCCGAAAGCGAACCGGTGCAACGCGAGCTGCTGGCCGGCCTGTTGCGCAGCGCGGGCGCGCGGCACATCCATGTCGCGCCGGATGGGCATGCGGCTTTGCGCATGCTGCAGGGCACCGCCGCCGGTATCGACACGCAGGCGAACAAGACGCAAGGGATCGATACCCATGCCATCGACATCGTCGTCCTCGACCTGTCGCTGGCCGGCATGGACGGCCTGGAGCTGATCCGGCGCCTGGCCGAAGGCGGGTGCCGCGCCGGGCTGATCGTCGTCGGTGCGCAAAGCGGCGACATTCTCTTTTCCGTCGAAACCATGGCGCTGGCGTATGGTGTCGACCTGCTGGGCGCCGTTGCCCGCCCGATATCGGCCCACCGGCTCGAGGCGCTGGTGGCCAACTACACGCGGCCAGCCGATCTCGCCGCGCCAACGGTCGCCCCGTCGTTCACCTTCGGCGAAGTGGGCAAGGGCTTGCAGGCGCGCGAGTTCGATCCGTTCTTCCAGCCGAAGATCGAACTGGAAACGGGGCAGGTGAAAGGCCTGGAAATGTTCGCTCGCTGGCGCCACCCGCAGCACGGCGTGCTGGGCCCGGCCGCCTTCATGCCGGCACTGGAAGAAGCCGGCCGCATCGATTTCCTCGACTGGAGCATGATCGAGAAATCGGTGGCCGCGTGCCGCACGCTGCACGACCAGGGCATCCCGATCTCGTGCTCCGTCAACGTGGACCCGGGCACGCTGTCGCATCCGCACTTCATCGGCCAGATCGGCGCCTGCCTGGAACGGCACCGCATCCTGCCCGGCTACCTCACGTTCGAGATCACGGAATCGTCGGTGCTGCAAACCGACCCGCATTTCCTGGAACGCCTGCTGCGGCTGCGCATGCTGGGCTTCGGCCTGGCCATCGACGACTACGGCACCGGGCGCTCGAACCTGCAACTGCTGGCATCGATCCCGTTCTCCGAACTGAAGATCGACCGCAGCTTCGTCGACGGCGCATCGCGCAAGCGGGCCATCGGCACCGTGCTGAAATCCTGCCTGGGCCTCGCCCGCAGCCTCGACCGCATGTCCTGCGCCGTCGGCGTCGAAACCAAGCAGGACTGGGATTTCCTGCAAGGCCTGGGCTGCACCTATGCCCAGGGCTACTACATCGCCAGCCCGATGCCGGTCGACGAGGTCCCGAAGTGGCTCGTTGAGTGGCGGCAGTTCTTCTAA
- a CDS encoding mechanosensitive ion channel family protein, with product MTGFHYTLLGNDVTAWVVAVGIAVTVAAVLYAVNAMVLHRLRRMAVRTETFLDDVAVTVLAATTKLFMLVMGIYAGSQWLALSPKLTMLLAHAAIVVLLLQVARWGDVGIRNWLEHYGARRSAQDAASTTSTAAMGFVLRTVLWLVIVLMILDNFGVNITTLVASLGIGGIAVALATQNILGDLFSSLSIVLDKPFVVGDFIIVNDMLGTVEYVGLKTTRLRSLGGEQIVFSNTDLLKSRIRNYQHMEQRRVVFGFGAGYDTTAEQVLAIPAIVRDIVEALPDVRFDRAHFKAYSPSSLDFEVVFYVTTPDYTVYMDRQQAINVALLQRLRAEGIAFGHPLQMVRVAEGELLTALEKCAA from the coding sequence ATGACCGGCTTCCACTACACGCTTCTCGGCAACGACGTTACCGCCTGGGTGGTCGCGGTGGGCATCGCCGTCACGGTGGCCGCCGTGCTGTATGCGGTCAACGCGATGGTGCTGCACCGGCTGCGCCGCATGGCGGTGCGCACCGAAACGTTCCTCGATGACGTGGCGGTGACCGTGCTGGCCGCCACGACCAAGCTGTTCATGCTGGTCATGGGCATCTATGCGGGCTCGCAGTGGCTGGCGCTGTCACCGAAACTGACGATGCTACTCGCGCATGCGGCCATCGTCGTGCTGCTGCTCCAGGTGGCGCGCTGGGGTGACGTGGGCATCCGCAACTGGCTCGAGCACTATGGGGCGCGGCGCAGCGCGCAGGATGCGGCGAGCACCACATCCACGGCGGCGATGGGCTTCGTGCTGCGCACGGTGCTGTGGCTCGTGATCGTGCTGATGATCCTCGATAACTTCGGCGTCAACATCACCACGCTGGTCGCCAGTCTCGGCATCGGCGGTATCGCCGTGGCGCTGGCCACGCAGAACATCCTGGGCGACCTGTTCTCGTCGCTGTCGATCGTGCTGGACAAGCCGTTCGTCGTGGGCGACTTCATCATCGTCAACGACATGCTCGGCACCGTGGAATACGTGGGCCTGAAGACCACGCGCCTGCGCAGCCTGGGCGGCGAGCAGATCGTATTCTCGAACACCGACCTGCTCAAGAGCCGCATCCGCAACTACCAGCACATGGAACAGCGGCGCGTGGTGTTCGGCTTCGGCGCCGGCTACGACACCACCGCCGAACAGGTGCTCGCGATCCCCGCCATCGTGCGCGACATCGTCGAGGCGCTGCCGGACGTGCGCTTCGACCGCGCCCACTTCAAAGCCTACAGCCCGTCGTCGCTGGATTTCGAAGTGGTGTTCTACGTAACGACACCGGACTACACGGTGTATATGGACCGGCAGCAGGCCATCAACGTGGCGCTGCTGCAGCGGCTGCGGGCCGAGGGCATCGCGTTCGGGCACCCGCTGCAGATGGTGCGGGTGGCGGAGGGAGAGCTCCTCACGGCGCTGGAGAAGTGCGCCGCTTGA